A part of Maridesulfovibrio hydrothermalis AM13 = DSM 14728 genomic DNA contains:
- a CDS encoding glycosyltransferase, which produces MLKQTVIQHTALAKSGGATRIASLLYEGLKKSRYQTIHSFEASENPGDRLISPEKAARAVPENSIVHLHSSADPAAFLSSLPKQTKVIITLHDTQMITGGCSYPLSCTHFDKKCFDPCPRKFPDSETVRKKNISALLDSEAVIISPSSWLARLTRKADKHISVKIIPNGIPWPENMADKKKARKKLGLHPSSKVVLFIAHGGQSAGYKSGPDWKNYWNMIKTKVPEAVGFAIGGDKNSREGDFLSIPYVDRRMLRQFMLAADVFAYPTLADNHPLVILEAMSCGLAPVSYAVGGVVEQIASGVNGILVPPYEKEIFADKVSNLLNNQRQAREMGSQGFHGGGKKYKNIRMTNNYIKIYDNLAYF; this is translated from the coding sequence ATGCTGAAACAAACCGTAATCCAGCATACCGCTCTAGCCAAAAGCGGCGGAGCCACAAGGATTGCCTCGCTGCTTTATGAAGGGCTTAAAAAGTCCCGATACCAAACCATCCACTCATTTGAGGCATCTGAAAATCCCGGTGACAGACTTATCTCTCCTGAAAAAGCAGCACGCGCTGTTCCTGAAAACTCAATTGTACACCTGCATTCCTCTGCTGATCCGGCAGCATTTCTGTCCTCGCTGCCAAAGCAGACGAAAGTGATCATCACCCTCCACGATACTCAGATGATTACCGGAGGCTGCTCTTATCCATTAAGCTGCACCCATTTTGATAAAAAATGCTTTGATCCCTGCCCCAGAAAATTCCCTGACTCTGAAACTGTACGCAAAAAAAATATTTCAGCACTGCTTGATTCAGAAGCAGTAATCATTTCTCCCTCAAGCTGGCTTGCAAGGCTCACCCGCAAAGCTGATAAGCATATTTCAGTTAAAATCATTCCCAACGGCATCCCCTGGCCCGAAAACATGGCCGATAAAAAAAAGGCCCGAAAAAAACTCGGACTGCATCCATCATCTAAAGTTGTCCTTTTTATCGCCCACGGTGGACAGAGTGCCGGCTATAAATCCGGTCCGGACTGGAAAAATTATTGGAATATGATTAAAACAAAAGTCCCGGAAGCAGTTGGATTTGCCATCGGCGGAGATAAAAATTCACGGGAAGGTGACTTTCTTTCTATCCCTTATGTAGATAGAAGAATGCTTAGACAGTTCATGCTTGCCGCGGATGTATTTGCGTACCCTACACTGGCAGACAACCACCCGCTGGTGATACTGGAAGCGATGTCCTGCGGCCTTGCGCCGGTAAGCTACGCTGTGGGCGGAGTGGTTGAACAGATTGCCAGTGGTGTAAACGGAATTTTAGTGCCCCCTTATGAAAAAGAAATATTTGCCGATAAAGTATCAAATCTGTTAAATAATCAAAGACAGGCCAGAGAAATGGGGTCACAAGGGTTTCACGGTGGCGGAAAAAAGTATAAAAACATCCGCATGACCAATAATTATATAAAAATTTATGACAATCTGGCTTATTTTTGA
- a CDS encoding polyphenol oxidase family protein: MEKLTYIPFVFPGLENVSAVFSTRKGGKCKAPFDEGNLSFDVGDNPFDVRENRTALAASLSITHWHECKQVHGDIIHFEPESGSPGDQADVEGDGLAVSEKGHALVIKTADCQPVLLAHKSGAFVAALHNGWRGNAMNFPGKAVMRLCRHYDCNPADLLAVRGPSLSPPVSEFINFATDFEPGFESYFNEVDSTVDLWRLTHDQLAEAGLESGNIYSLDMCTFSMPDTFFSYRRDRETGRQCSLIWIK, from the coding sequence ATGGAAAAGTTGACTTATATACCTTTTGTTTTTCCGGGGCTGGAAAATGTTTCGGCAGTTTTCAGCACCAGAAAAGGCGGCAAATGTAAAGCTCCCTTTGATGAAGGTAATTTATCTTTTGACGTGGGTGATAATCCTTTTGATGTCAGAGAGAATCGCACTGCCCTTGCGGCCTCGCTCAGCATTACGCATTGGCATGAATGCAAACAGGTTCATGGTGACATAATACATTTTGAGCCGGAATCAGGTTCTCCCGGTGATCAGGCAGATGTTGAGGGGGACGGTCTTGCTGTTTCAGAAAAAGGGCATGCACTGGTTATTAAAACCGCAGATTGTCAGCCTGTTTTGCTTGCTCATAAAAGTGGCGCGTTTGTGGCGGCTCTGCATAATGGATGGCGGGGCAATGCCATGAATTTTCCCGGAAAGGCTGTCATGCGTCTTTGCAGACATTATGACTGCAACCCCGCAGATTTACTTGCTGTAAGAGGGCCGAGTCTAAGTCCGCCGGTTTCAGAATTTATTAACTTTGCCACCGATTTTGAGCCGGGTTTTGAATCATATTTTAACGAGGTCGACAGCACCGTGGATTTGTGGAGGTTGACACATGATCAGCTTGCGGAGGCAGGTCTTGAGTCTGGCAATATTTACAGTCTTGATATGTGCACCTTTTCCATGCCGGATACTTTTTTTTCATATCGGCGAGACAGGGAAACAGGACGGCAGTGTTCACTTATATGGATAAAGTAA
- a CDS encoding chemotaxis protein yields MSHTNILLESGTNELEIVEFYIDEIDNVRDDATRRSYYGINVAKVVEIIRLPELTDMPDAANDAVLGAFDLRSEIIPLIDLSRRVGKNRIEDEAPKVIVTQFNKISTAFLVSGVTRIHRISWEQVEAPSRQVSSLTANSITGVVKLEGRIVFLLDLEKIVADLNPGMDLTEAPEASLVDQIEKRQLKALIADDSTMIRRMIGQMLEDAGFKVTRTHNGKAAWDKITEWRAKAEAEGTTIDDYLDIVVTDIEMPVMDGHNLTKRIKDDMELRHLPVLLCSSIITDTLFHKGESVGADDQISKAEINQLAERVFKLINEAQQE; encoded by the coding sequence ATGTCCCACACGAATATTCTACTTGAATCAGGCACCAATGAGCTTGAAATAGTTGAATTTTATATCGACGAAATTGACAATGTACGTGATGATGCTACCAGACGAAGCTACTACGGAATCAACGTAGCCAAAGTAGTTGAAATCATCAGGCTGCCTGAACTTACAGATATGCCTGATGCAGCTAACGATGCCGTCCTCGGTGCATTTGACCTCAGGTCAGAAATTATTCCCCTGATCGACCTTAGCCGCAGGGTAGGTAAAAACAGAATTGAAGACGAAGCCCCTAAAGTAATCGTCACCCAGTTCAACAAAATTTCCACCGCATTCCTTGTTTCCGGTGTTACAAGAATTCACCGCATCAGCTGGGAACAGGTCGAAGCGCCCAGCAGGCAGGTTTCTTCACTTACAGCAAACTCCATCACCGGTGTGGTTAAACTGGAAGGGCGTATTGTCTTCCTGCTCGACCTTGAAAAGATCGTAGCTGACCTTAACCCCGGAATGGACCTGACTGAAGCCCCTGAAGCTTCTCTGGTTGATCAGATCGAAAAGAGACAGCTCAAAGCTCTTATCGCCGATGACTCCACCATGATCCGCCGCATGATCGGGCAGATGCTCGAAGATGCCGGATTCAAGGTAACCAGAACCCACAACGGTAAAGCCGCATGGGATAAAATTACAGAATGGCGGGCCAAGGCGGAAGCTGAAGGTACAACTATTGACGACTATCTGGACATTGTGGTGACCGATATTGAAATGCCTGTCATGGATGGTCATAACCTGACCAAACGCATCAAAGATGATATGGAGCTTAGACACCTTCCGGTTCTGCTCTGCTCCTCGATCATCACTGATACCCTCTTCCATAAAGGTGAATCTGTAGGTGCTGATGATCAGATTTCAAAAGCAGAAATCAACCAGCTGGCAGAAAGAGTTTTCAAACTCATCAATGAAGCCCAGCAAGAATAA
- a CDS encoding metallophosphoesterase family protein yields the protein MSENTINWIAFGDIHQSLNLPSLIPDIEKAATVIVTGDLTNHSPHGAVEKVWDSIYKINPRILAQAGNMDRSNVTDFLKTKNANLHMEVHELAEGIKIMGVGCSIPTPFGTPSEVSEEEMSEMLDRTYAKTGEYDQLILAVHDSPYNTAVDIISNGMHVGSKSVRAFIEKVQPDLVICGHIHESSGVDNIGKSHIINPGMASGGGYVLISLADGKLSADLKQV from the coding sequence ATGTCTGAAAATACCATTAACTGGATAGCCTTCGGTGACATTCACCAAAGCCTGAACCTTCCCTCCCTCATCCCCGATATTGAAAAAGCCGCCACTGTAATCGTCACCGGAGACCTTACCAATCATTCACCACACGGCGCGGTAGAAAAAGTGTGGGATTCCATTTACAAAATAAATCCCCGGATTCTGGCTCAGGCCGGAAACATGGATCGCAGCAACGTAACCGACTTTCTAAAAACTAAAAATGCCAACCTGCATATGGAAGTTCATGAACTGGCTGAGGGGATAAAAATCATGGGAGTAGGCTGCTCAATCCCCACCCCGTTCGGGACTCCGAGCGAGGTAAGCGAAGAAGAAATGTCTGAAATGCTGGACCGGACATACGCCAAAACAGGCGAGTACGATCAACTGATCCTTGCAGTGCACGATTCACCATACAACACCGCCGTTGATATTATCTCAAACGGAATGCACGTGGGCAGCAAGTCTGTACGCGCCTTCATCGAAAAGGTTCAGCCTGATTTAGTGATCTGTGGACATATCCACGAATCAAGCGGCGTAGACAATATCGGGAAATCCCATATCATCAATCCCGGCATGGCTTCCGGTGGCGGGTATGTACTTATATCCCTTGCTGACGGAAAACTTTCAGCAGATCTTAAACAGGTATAA
- a CDS encoding 5-formyltetrahydrofolate cyclo-ligase encodes MDKEVIRQRLLKKRSEMPGPDVDFMSRKIVNALKELKQWEQADEVLLYWPIRNEVDVRPLLQSAWDSGKKLFMPCCRRNEPGVMDFGVVRAEKELLSGSFGIKEPCRIQCEFPDAVLPDIIVVPGVGFDRRGYRIGFGGGYYDRFLARPQKEGFLSVGVCYSFQLVEGFPVEPWDKAVQVVCTDKDMIWKS; translated from the coding sequence ATGGATAAAGAAGTCATCAGGCAGAGATTGCTTAAAAAGCGTTCCGAAATGCCCGGGCCGGATGTTGATTTTATGAGCCGTAAAATAGTTAATGCACTTAAGGAGCTTAAGCAATGGGAGCAGGCCGATGAGGTTTTGCTTTACTGGCCTATCAGAAATGAAGTTGATGTACGGCCGCTCCTGCAATCAGCATGGGATAGCGGCAAAAAACTATTTATGCCCTGCTGTCGTCGCAACGAACCGGGGGTAATGGATTTCGGCGTGGTCCGTGCGGAGAAAGAGTTGCTGAGCGGTTCATTCGGAATAAAAGAACCCTGTCGTATACAATGCGAATTTCCTGATGCAGTTTTGCCTGATATCATTGTTGTGCCGGGGGTGGGATTTGACCGTCGCGGTTACCGCATTGGTTTCGGGGGCGGTTATTATGACCGGTTTCTGGCCCGTCCGCAAAAGGAGGGGTTTTTGTCTGTGGGAGTTTGTTACTCTTTTCAGCTTGTGGAAGGTTTTCCTGTTGAACCGTGGGATAAAGCAGTGCAGGTGGTATGCACTGATAAGGATATGATATGGAAAAGTTGA